The proteins below are encoded in one region of Halocatena salina:
- a CDS encoding GNAT family N-acetyltransferase, which yields MPGPVFLEGTDVSLRTIEDDDAEFFQRLINDPRVRISIGSVEAMNHTAEREWIESLGERAGTHLSMCVDGTPVGSISLKPPNEVDGVVEIGYMVVPEQWGNGYATDAVKLLCGYAFDERRLNKVYARAYAGNPGSHRVLEKAGFTQEGRFRQEGFVEGEYVDVLRYGLLANEYHT from the coding sequence ATGCCTGGACCAGTATTTCTGGAGGGTACGGACGTGAGCCTCCGGACGATCGAGGACGACGACGCCGAGTTCTTCCAGCGGCTTATCAACGATCCGCGCGTCCGAATCTCGATCGGTTCTGTCGAGGCGATGAATCACACAGCGGAACGGGAGTGGATCGAGTCGCTCGGTGAACGTGCGGGAACGCATCTGTCGATGTGTGTCGATGGCACCCCCGTCGGGAGCATCAGCCTCAAGCCCCCGAACGAAGTGGATGGCGTGGTCGAAATCGGCTACATGGTCGTTCCCGAACAGTGGGGCAACGGCTACGCCACCGACGCAGTGAAGCTGCTCTGTGGCTACGCGTTCGACGAACGACGGCTCAACAAGGTGTATGCCCGCGCCTACGCGGGAAATCCGGGATCACATCGGGTGTTGGAAAAAGCGGGTTTTACCCAAGAAGGTCGGTTCCGCCAGGAAGGGTTCGTCGAGGGAGAGTACGTCGATGTGCTTCGCTACGGACTCCTTGCTAATGAATACCATACGTAG
- a CDS encoding bifunctional nuclease family protein produces MNASIEGVRVAGTQRGAVPVVTLAPDDEDETDLLPIFIGFSEATSIVRGLDADDIGRPLTHDLLLDGIEELGGRIDHVAITAVEDGTYFADLHLDTPRESVVIDSRPSDALALAARTNAPIEIAPDVFDGGGDDPEQYLQLHDIREVIDGSGPDVWPSTEEEFDE; encoded by the coding sequence ATGAACGCATCCATCGAAGGCGTCCGAGTAGCGGGCACACAGCGGGGTGCAGTTCCGGTCGTCACACTCGCGCCCGACGACGAGGACGAAACGGATCTCCTGCCGATCTTTATCGGTTTCTCGGAGGCCACGAGTATCGTCCGTGGTCTCGACGCCGACGACATCGGCCGACCGCTCACACACGATCTGTTGCTCGATGGGATCGAAGAACTCGGTGGTCGGATCGATCACGTGGCTATTACGGCGGTCGAAGACGGGACGTACTTCGCCGATCTTCATCTCGACACTCCACGGGAGTCTGTCGTGATCGATTCTCGTCCGAGCGACGCTCTCGCGCTTGCCGCCCGGACGAACGCCCCGATCGAAATCGCACCAGACGTATTCGATGGTGGGGGGGACGATCCGGAGCAGTATCTCCAACTCCACGACATCCGCGAGGTAATCGATGGTTCCGGTCCCGACGTGTGGCCGTCCACGGAGGAGGAATTCGATGAGTGA
- the engB gene encoding GTP-binding protein EngB: MFDSRPDRSAEVVLVGRSNVGKSTLMRELTGHTVSTGSKPGVTRSPNHYDWVAEDFVLTDLPGFGFMEGVPEERREAIKTDVVRYVENYAESILAGVVVVDGKSAIDIIDRHSERGEIPHDVELFHFLRDVGIPPVVAVNKMDKVDDRDDRLDALCDRLGLVPPWQQWDETIAPISAKRGQITPLTDAVRHHLHEAKRDDLLGFF, translated from the coding sequence ATGTTCGATAGCCGTCCGGATCGATCCGCGGAGGTCGTGCTCGTCGGTCGCTCGAACGTGGGGAAATCCACACTGATGCGCGAGTTGACCGGACACACGGTGTCGACCGGATCAAAGCCCGGTGTGACCCGCTCGCCCAACCACTACGATTGGGTCGCTGAGGACTTCGTACTCACTGATCTCCCCGGGTTTGGGTTCATGGAAGGAGTGCCCGAAGAGCGCCGCGAAGCGATCAAAACGGACGTCGTCCGGTATGTCGAAAACTACGCCGAGTCGATCCTCGCCGGGGTGGTCGTGGTTGACGGCAAGAGCGCCATCGACATCATCGACCGGCACTCAGAACGCGGGGAAATCCCCCACGACGTGGAACTGTTCCATTTCCTTCGGGACGTCGGAATCCCACCGGTCGTGGCCGTCAACAAGATGGATAAGGTCGATGACCGCGACGACCGCCTTGATGCGCTCTGTGATCGGCTTGGACTCGTTCCCCCGTGGCAGCAGTGGGACGAGACGATCGCCCCGATCAGCGCAAAGCGCGGCCAGATCACTCCACTCACCGACGCGGTCAGACACCACCTTCATGAGGCCAAGCGCGACGATCTCCTCGGGTTTTTCTGA
- a CDS encoding ribosome biogenesis/translation initiation ATPase RLI, whose protein sequence is MADDSIAVVDLDRCQPDRCNYECANYCPPNRTGKECITKRGEETVRGTADQVQISEEICLGESCGICVTKCPFDAIEIINLPQELDQTPVHRYGENSFALYGLPVPQEGSVTGILGPNGIGKTTAVRILADEIQPNLGDYDTTPDWDTVIDEYRGTELQSYLEKLQTGTVTVARKPQYVDKIPNQFDGNTRELLAGADERGVVDDLIERLSIGPVVDQPIDTLSGGELQRVALAATLSRDADFYFLDEITPYLDIGQRVTAARLIRELAANGDRSMLVVEHDLAVLDLLADTIHVAYGEPGAFGVITPPKSTRQGINEYLTGYLESENMRIRPEAIEFEQHAPRTASTGDVLVEYPDLVKSYGENEFSLTVESGMIREKEVLGAVGPNGIGKSTFAKLLTGSLEPTEGSVDTHLDIAYKPQYIEIDEPMRVDAFLSSITDQFGSSYWETEIAQPLQLERIMEQTLTDLSGGERQRVAIAACLSEEADLYLLDEPSAHLDVEQRVLATRAIRRYTENHDATALVIDHDTYMIDLLADRLLVFNGTPATDGHASSPVGMREGMNQFLSNLGVTFRRDQRTTRPRINKPGSQLDREQKAAGEYYYAPQEE, encoded by the coding sequence ATGGCGGACGATAGCATCGCTGTCGTGGATCTCGACCGGTGTCAGCCCGACCGGTGTAACTACGAGTGTGCAAACTACTGTCCACCCAACCGAACCGGGAAGGAGTGCATCACCAAACGCGGTGAGGAGACCGTTCGAGGGACGGCGGATCAAGTGCAGATCTCCGAAGAGATCTGCTTAGGAGAGTCGTGTGGGATCTGCGTCACGAAGTGTCCGTTCGATGCTATCGAGATTATCAATCTCCCCCAAGAGTTGGACCAGACACCGGTTCACCGCTACGGCGAGAACTCCTTCGCCCTCTATGGGCTACCTGTTCCACAGGAAGGGTCGGTGACCGGGATTCTCGGACCCAACGGGATCGGGAAAACGACCGCGGTTCGGATCCTTGCCGACGAGATCCAACCGAACCTCGGCGACTACGACACTACTCCCGATTGGGACACCGTGATCGACGAATACCGAGGCACCGAACTCCAATCCTATTTGGAGAAGTTACAAACCGGCACCGTCACGGTCGCACGAAAGCCCCAGTACGTCGATAAGATCCCGAATCAGTTCGATGGGAACACTCGCGAGCTACTCGCTGGGGCGGACGAACGGGGCGTCGTCGACGATCTCATCGAACGGCTGTCGATCGGTCCAGTCGTCGACCAGCCGATCGACACGCTTTCGGGCGGTGAGCTACAGCGCGTCGCGCTCGCGGCAACGCTGTCCCGTGATGCGGACTTTTATTTCCTCGATGAGATCACGCCGTATCTGGACATTGGACAGCGGGTAACCGCAGCGCGACTCATTCGAGAACTCGCAGCTAACGGCGATCGGTCGATGCTCGTCGTCGAGCACGATCTCGCGGTGCTCGATCTGCTTGCAGACACCATCCACGTCGCATACGGTGAGCCCGGTGCGTTCGGCGTCATCACACCACCCAAATCGACGCGACAGGGCATCAACGAGTATCTCACCGGCTATCTGGAGTCCGAGAACATGCGTATCCGGCCCGAAGCGATCGAGTTCGAGCAACACGCCCCCCGAACGGCCTCGACGGGTGACGTCCTCGTCGAGTATCCGGATCTCGTCAAATCCTACGGGGAAAACGAGTTCTCTTTGACGGTCGAATCGGGTATGATCCGGGAAAAGGAGGTGCTCGGGGCGGTCGGACCCAACGGGATCGGAAAATCCACGTTTGCGAAGCTTCTCACTGGATCGCTCGAACCGACGGAGGGATCGGTCGACACCCATCTCGACATCGCGTACAAGCCACAATACATCGAGATCGACGAACCGATGCGGGTTGATGCCTTCCTCTCTTCGATCACCGATCAGTTCGGTTCCTCCTACTGGGAGACGGAGATCGCACAGCCGCTCCAGCTTGAACGGATCATGGAACAGACGCTCACGGATCTGTCAGGTGGGGAGCGCCAGCGGGTCGCTATCGCCGCGTGTTTGTCCGAAGAGGCCGACCTTTACCTCCTGGACGAGCCGTCTGCTCACCTCGACGTCGAACAGCGCGTGCTCGCCACCCGCGCCATCCGTCGTTACACCGAAAACCACGACGCCACTGCGCTGGTCATCGACCACGACACGTACATGATCGATCTCCTCGCGGATCGACTTCTCGTCTTCAACGGCACTCCTGCCACCGACGGCCATGCCTCATCGCCCGTCGGTATGCGGGAAGGTATGAACCAGTTCCTCAGCAACCTCGGAGTCACGTTCCGACGTGATCAGCGGACGACACGCCCGCGAATCAACAAGCCCGGTAGCCAACTCGATCGGGAACAGAAAGCAGCTGGCGAATACTACTACGCCCCACAAGAGGAGTAA
- a CDS encoding UPF0146 family protein, translating into MHRKGLERTGYKYPDVTTSRTREALVDRLASYETVIEVGIGARTDVATALANRTEVIAVDVQECSVPPGVTFVRDDITAPQSEVYTTGDAIYALNCPPELQRPLWSIARDVDADCLFTTLGNDPALPRVESETLPGETLFRVRTERGELP; encoded by the coding sequence ATGCATAGAAAGGGATTAGAACGGACCGGCTATAAATATCCCGACGTGACGACATCCCGAACGCGCGAGGCGTTGGTCGACCGTCTCGCCAGTTACGAGACGGTCATCGAGGTCGGCATCGGTGCTCGGACCGACGTCGCAACCGCGCTTGCCAATCGCACAGAGGTCATCGCGGTCGATGTACAGGAGTGTTCGGTCCCACCGGGCGTTACGTTCGTTCGAGATGATATCACCGCACCACAGTCGGAAGTGTACACGACAGGGGATGCGATCTACGCCCTGAACTGTCCACCGGAGTTACAACGGCCGCTCTGGTCGATCGCTCGGGACGTGGACGCGGACTGTTTGTTTACGACGCTCGGGAACGATCCGGCGTTGCCCCGCGTCGAATCCGAAACGCTGCCGGGTGAGACTCTGTTTCGGGTTCGTACCGAACGGGGTGAACTGCCGTGA
- a CDS encoding DUF5518 domain-containing protein, protein MTNWRAVVIGFLVELVLGLIGFAVPVLGHAAAGLLGGFVAGYLAGGGLGRGAWHGLLAGALGGILLGIVVLLGGTVIGGIAAGPVGLLGGLGLGVIAILVALLTAIPSAITGALGGAVA, encoded by the coding sequence ATGACCAATTGGCGCGCTGTCGTCATCGGTTTTCTGGTCGAACTGGTGCTCGGACTGATCGGCTTTGCCGTTCCGGTGTTGGGCCACGCTGCTGCCGGTCTGCTAGGGGGATTCGTCGCCGGTTACCTCGCGGGTGGTGGGCTAGGTCGTGGTGCGTGGCACGGGCTGCTCGCGGGAGCGTTGGGTGGCATCCTACTGGGTATCGTCGTCCTCCTCGGCGGAACGGTCATCGGGGGGATCGCTGCCGGTCCCGTCGGACTGCTCGGGGGACTCGGTCTCGGCGTGATCGCGATTTTGGTGGCGTTGTTGACCGCGATACCGAGCGCGATCACCGGCGCACTCGGCGGTGCCGTCGCGTGA
- a CDS encoding SDR family NAD(P)-dependent oxidoreductase, which yields MEQPDLTGRTALITGSATGIGRGLVSAVAECGADVAVHYYTSADAAQKTAQTACERHGVRTTVVQGDVTDPDAVDGLFDAIETELGSVDLLVNNVGDFAPTHWEDIDWETWNRVLDTNFNATYLCSKRALAPMRDAEFGRIVNIGYASAEKGLVSPTNFPYFVAKAGVLMFTRMLAADTQGDGITVNAVSPYVVETSDAFPEALPRDRPATLTDVIDPVLFFLGGTAYISGQNIEVDGGWLPETV from the coding sequence ATGGAGCAACCGGATCTCACCGGACGGACAGCACTCATAACGGGAAGCGCGACGGGCATCGGTCGCGGGTTGGTTTCGGCGGTCGCCGAGTGTGGCGCGGACGTCGCGGTCCACTACTATACGAGCGCCGACGCGGCGCAGAAAACGGCACAAACAGCGTGCGAGCGCCATGGCGTCCGAACGACGGTTGTGCAGGGTGACGTTACCGATCCTGACGCCGTTGATGGGCTGTTCGACGCGATCGAAACCGAACTCGGTAGCGTCGATCTCCTCGTGAACAACGTCGGCGACTTCGCACCGACACACTGGGAAGACATTGACTGGGAGACGTGGAACCGCGTGCTGGATACGAACTTCAACGCCACGTATCTCTGCTCGAAACGCGCGCTGGCACCGATGCGCGACGCCGAATTCGGACGGATCGTCAATATTGGCTACGCAAGCGCCGAGAAAGGGCTGGTCAGTCCGACGAACTTCCCATATTTCGTAGCCAAAGCTGGCGTGCTCATGTTCACACGGATGCTCGCAGCTGATACCCAAGGAGACGGCATCACCGTCAACGCCGTGTCACCGTACGTCGTCGAAACGTCCGATGCGTTTCCCGAGGCGCTCCCGCGGGACCGTCCTGCAACGCTGACGGACGTGATCGATCCTGTCCTGTTCTTTCTCGGCGGCACGGCGTACATCAGCGGGCAGAACATTGAGGTTGATGGCGGGTGGCTTCCGGAAACAGTGTAG
- the pdxT gene encoding pyridoxal 5'-phosphate synthase glutaminase subunit PdxT: MTLTVGVIAVQGDVTEHEMAIRRAARRHDVDPDVREIRTSGVVPDCDMVLMPGGESTTISRLLRKQGIDGEITSHVEAGNPLFATCAGLIVASRDPKDERVRSLNLLDVSVDRNAFGRQRDSFETQLRIDGLETPFPSVFIRAPLIDAAGSDVEVLAEYDGNPVAVREGPVVGTSFHPELTSDTRLHDLALFDTDRLY; encoded by the coding sequence ATGACTCTCACTGTCGGTGTCATCGCTGTTCAGGGTGACGTTACGGAGCACGAGATGGCGATTCGACGCGCTGCTCGCCGTCATGACGTGGATCCGGACGTCCGCGAGATCCGAACGTCAGGGGTGGTTCCGGACTGTGACATGGTTCTCATGCCTGGTGGCGAGTCGACGACGATCTCCCGACTGCTCCGGAAACAGGGGATCGACGGGGAGATCACGAGCCACGTCGAAGCGGGCAATCCGTTGTTTGCCACGTGTGCCGGGTTGATCGTCGCCAGTCGAGATCCGAAAGACGAACGCGTTCGATCGTTGAACCTTCTCGACGTATCGGTCGATCGGAACGCGTTCGGCCGGCAACGCGATAGTTTCGAGACACAGCTCCGGATCGATGGGCTAGAGACGCCGTTTCCGTCAGTGTTCATTCGTGCACCTCTCATCGACGCAGCGGGATCGGACGTCGAGGTGCTCGCAGAGTACGACGGCAACCCAGTCGCCGTTCGGGAAGGCCCGGTCGTGGGCACGTCGTTCCATCCCGAACTCACCTCCGACACGCGACTGCACGATCTCGCGCTGTTCGATACCGATCGTTTGTACTGA
- a CDS encoding archaemetzincin family Zn-dependent metalloprotease: MHVDIVPVGDVPAAVKREASSGLRSVYECDVTVHEEQPIPDGAYDSNRNQYRAEEFIELASRIGSGGKNIALTAKDLFYRRRNYVFGLAYLDGNGSVVSTYRLQTTTDGGLATNSGREVFADRVRKEVIHEIGHTLGLEHCDNKRCVMNFSPTVREVDVKEQFLCGSCSRLIH, from the coding sequence ATGCATGTTGACATCGTGCCGGTCGGTGATGTTCCTGCGGCTGTAAAACGCGAGGCCTCCTCTGGCCTCCGTTCCGTGTACGAGTGTGATGTCACTGTCCACGAAGAGCAGCCGATTCCCGACGGCGCGTACGATTCAAACCGAAACCAGTACCGTGCTGAGGAGTTCATCGAACTCGCCAGTCGTATCGGTTCCGGTGGCAAAAACATCGCGCTTACCGCAAAAGATCTCTTTTATCGCCGTCGAAACTACGTCTTCGGACTCGCCTACCTCGATGGTAACGGCAGCGTCGTCTCTACGTATCGTCTCCAAACAACCACCGACGGTGGACTGGCAACCAACTCCGGTAGGGAAGTGTTTGCAGACCGGGTCAGAAAGGAAGTGATCCACGAGATCGGACATACGCTCGGACTCGAACACTGTGACAACAAACGATGTGTGATGAACTTCTCACCGACCGTCCGAGAGGTCGACGTGAAAGAACAGTTTCTCTGTGGCAGTTGCAGTCGGTTAATACACTAA
- a CDS encoding preprotein translocase subunit Sec61beta gives MSKGQSSGGLMSSAGLVRYFDSEDRNAPRIDPRTVVAFGVLFGVLIIVLNAL, from the coding sequence ATGAGTAAAGGACAAAGTTCAGGCGGGCTGATGTCGAGTGCCGGGTTGGTCCGGTATTTCGACTCTGAAGACCGCAACGCACCCCGGATTGATCCGCGCACCGTCGTCGCGTTCGGTGTTCTGTTCGGCGTTCTCATTATCGTTCTCAACGCGCTGTAA
- a CDS encoding TIGR01548 family HAD-type hydrolase, with the protein MRIDAVVLDIDGVLVDVADSYRRAIVESVLHVYGDTIPKSDVQLFKNAGGFNNDWELTHATALYVLARKEGLAYDLATFTDAIEASGGGLEGARTVIANAVDPDVRERVYARWDRDRLTTVFQQLYLGSDLYQSLHENEPDLETEGFIHDEPVFVTPDTVTWLADQPLGIVTGRPAAEAALALDRTGIDVSDERLFTMDSNTPGKPAPDALIDLTKQFGNGTNRVAFAGDTLDDIKTVHNAADADPEHDYFAIGVQSGGLSGESGHQAFENAGAHMVVETVNELPTILE; encoded by the coding sequence GTGAGGATCGATGCCGTCGTCCTCGATATCGATGGCGTACTCGTCGACGTGGCCGACTCCTATCGCCGGGCCATCGTCGAGTCGGTGTTGCATGTCTATGGGGATACGATTCCGAAAAGCGATGTCCAACTGTTCAAGAACGCTGGCGGGTTCAACAACGACTGGGAACTCACGCACGCGACAGCGCTGTACGTTCTCGCGCGCAAGGAAGGGCTAGCCTACGATCTGGCGACGTTCACCGACGCGATCGAGGCGAGCGGCGGCGGGCTTGAGGGCGCACGAACCGTTATCGCCAACGCGGTCGATCCCGACGTCCGAGAACGGGTTTATGCGCGGTGGGACCGAGATCGTCTTACCACCGTTTTCCAGCAGCTGTATCTCGGGAGTGACCTGTATCAGAGCCTTCATGAAAACGAGCCGGACTTGGAAACGGAGGGGTTCATTCACGACGAACCGGTGTTCGTCACACCAGACACTGTGACGTGGCTCGCTGATCAACCGCTCGGGATCGTCACCGGTCGACCCGCAGCCGAGGCTGCGCTCGCGCTCGATCGGACCGGGATAGACGTTTCGGACGAGCGGCTGTTCACGATGGACAGCAATACACCCGGAAAACCGGCGCCCGACGCGCTGATCGATCTCACCAAGCAGTTCGGCAACGGAACGAACCGCGTGGCGTTCGCAGGCGACACGCTCGACGACATCAAAACGGTCCACAACGCGGCTGACGCCGATCCTGAACACGATTATTTCGCCATCGGTGTTCAATCCGGTGGGCTTTCGGGGGAGAGTGGCCATCAGGCGTTCGAAAACGCGGGTGCTCACATGGTCGTCGAAACCGTCAACGAACTCCCAACGATACTGGAGTAA
- a CDS encoding thioredoxin family protein, with translation MTITLKDFYADWCGPCKTQDPILEELHEDWGDRFEVEKVNVDEQQDVANEYQVRSLPTLIIENEEGVVERFVGVTQRDDIETALEKAGA, from the coding sequence ATGACCATCACGCTGAAGGATTTCTATGCGGACTGGTGTGGCCCGTGTAAGACCCAAGATCCGATCCTCGAAGAGCTCCACGAAGACTGGGGAGATCGGTTCGAGGTCGAAAAAGTGAACGTCGACGAACAACAGGACGTTGCCAACGAGTATCAGGTACGATCGTTGCCGACGCTCATCATCGAAAACGAGGAGGGCGTCGTCGAGCGCTTCGTCGGCGTTACACAGCGCGACGACATCGAAACCGCGCTCGAAAAGGCAGGAGCGTAA
- a CDS encoding NOG1 family protein, with translation MTFEDLPTVPRSEELIDTAFSRAARAGRAKSGIEAQQSMLVTASNIISDNLQNVSTTWPDFDALDPFYHELADAVADGGVDALKQHLSEVMWASEKAAEIRSEYQSRLRGETETARLFRKQAFARLADVTREVSEDLQALNAARDQLKQLPDIRPDEPAIVIAGYPNVGKSTFVNHVTNARNEIASYPFTTKRVQVGHIERNHIRYQLIDTPGLLDRPAADRNDIESQAVSALTHLADCILVFVDASASCGYPVDVQLALRDELESRFAGVPVVTVCAKADRSRELDADLHLSVAEEEGVDELLETAIDRIDHTIELPFESTE, from the coding sequence ATGACGTTCGAGGATTTGCCGACCGTCCCTCGGTCGGAGGAACTCATCGATACAGCGTTTTCTCGGGCCGCTCGGGCGGGACGAGCGAAATCCGGCATCGAGGCACAACAGTCGATGCTGGTCACAGCCTCGAATATCATTTCCGATAATCTACAGAACGTTTCGACGACGTGGCCGGATTTCGACGCGCTCGACCCGTTTTATCACGAGCTGGCCGACGCCGTGGCCGACGGTGGCGTCGATGCGCTCAAACAACACCTCTCGGAAGTGATGTGGGCCAGCGAGAAGGCCGCCGAGATCCGTTCGGAGTATCAGTCTCGGCTCCGGGGGGAGACTGAAACTGCACGGCTGTTTCGAAAGCAGGCGTTCGCTCGGCTCGCTGATGTCACACGCGAGGTGTCCGAGGATCTCCAAGCGCTCAACGCGGCACGCGACCAGCTCAAGCAGCTTCCCGACATCCGTCCGGATGAGCCGGCGATCGTCATCGCCGGCTACCCGAACGTCGGCAAATCGACGTTCGTGAACCACGTGACCAACGCCCGAAACGAGATCGCGTCGTACCCGTTTACCACCAAACGGGTGCAAGTCGGTCACATCGAGCGCAACCACATCCGATACCAACTCATCGACACGCCGGGACTGCTAGACCGGCCAGCGGCGGATCGCAACGACATCGAATCCCAAGCCGTGAGCGCGCTTACTCACCTCGCCGACTGTATCCTCGTGTTCGTCGATGCTAGCGCGTCGTGTGGCTATCCGGTCGACGTACAGCTCGCGCTCAGAGATGAGCTCGAATCCCGATTCGCCGGGGTGCCAGTGGTGACCGTCTGTGCCAAAGCCGACCGGTCGCGAGAGCTAGACGCCGATCTGCATCTCAGCGTTGCCGAGGAGGAAGGCGTCGACGAACTGCTCGAAACGGCGATCGACCGGATCGATCACACGATCGAACTGCCGTTCGAATCGACGGAGTAA
- a CDS encoding ArsR family transcriptional regulator, which yields MSDTATEGLVDLPPSAKLVYKVLEYNGPLTQKGIVEESMLSARTVRYALERLEGIDAVDEDVYFADARQNLYEITGEIGTENAEAAVCND from the coding sequence ATGAGTGATACGGCCACAGAGGGTCTTGTCGATCTCCCCCCGAGCGCGAAACTCGTCTACAAAGTCCTTGAGTACAACGGTCCGTTGACGCAAAAGGGTATCGTCGAAGAGTCGATGTTGTCCGCGCGTACGGTGCGGTACGCACTCGAACGACTCGAAGGAATCGACGCAGTCGATGAGGACGTTTACTTCGCTGATGCCCGGCAGAATCTGTATGAGATCACTGGTGAGATCGGGACAGAAAACGCGGAAGCAGCCGTCTGTAACGATTGA